Sequence from the Pseudomonas sp. LS.1a genome:
ACGGCACCTATGACAACCCCCAGGACCTCACCGCCGAGACCTGGACCCTGATGCGCTTCACCGAGCATGAGCGCGACGACGGCAACCTGGAGTGGCTGATTCGCAAGGACGGCTGCATGCACTGCGCCGAGCCAGGTTGCCTGAAGGCCTGCCCGAGCCCGGGGGCGATCATCAAGCACGCCAACGGCATCGTCGACTTCAACCAGGACCACTGTATCGGTTGCGGCTACTGCATCACCGGCTGCCCGTTCAACATCCCGCGCATCTCGCAGAAGGACCACAAGGCGTACAAGTGCACCCTGTGTTCCGACCGCGTGACCGTGGGCCTGGAGCCGGCCTGCGTGAAAACCTGCCCGACCGGGGCGATCGTGTTCGGCAGCAAGGACGAGATGAAAGTGCATGCCGCCGAGCGCATCGTCGACCTCAAGTCGCGCGGCTATGACAACGCCGGGCTGTACGACCCGCACGGCGTCGGTGGCACCCATGTGATGTATGTGCTGCACCATGCCGACACGCCGAAACTGTACGCCGGCCTGCCGGATCAGCCGGTGATCAGCCCGCTGGTGGGGCTGTGGAAAGGCTTCACCAAGCCGCTGGCGCTGCTGGCCATGGGCGCGGCGGTGCTGGCCGGGTTCTTCCACTATGTGCGGGTCGGGCCACAGCGGGTGGAGGAGGACGAACGCCCGACACCGCCGGATGAAAGCGTGCATCAGGTGGACCCGTCGGTCCATGTCTATGATCCGGCCAAGCCCGGTGGGCAAGGGGAGCAGCGACCATGAACGACAACAAACCCATCCTGCGTTACAACGCCAACGAGCGCAGCAACCACTGGGTCGTCGCGATCCTGTTCATCCTGGCTGGCCTGTCGGGGCTGGCGCTGTTCCATCCGGCGCTGTTCTGGCTCAGCAACCTGTTCGGCGGTGGGCCGTGGACAGGCATCCTGCACCCCTTCATCGGGGTGGCGATGTTCGTGTTCTTCCTCGGCCTGGTGCTGCGTTTCTGGCGCGCCAACTTCATCACCGCCAACGACCGCCTGTGGCTGCGCCGCGTGGACCGGGTGATGCTCAACAAGGAGGAGGGTGTGCCGCCGATTGGCAAGTACAACGCCGGGCAGAAGCTGTTGTTCTGGACCCTGCTGGCGTGCATGCTGGTTCTGCTGGTCAGCGGTGTGGTGATCTGGCGCGCCTACTTCAGCCATTGGTTCGGCATCGAGGTCATTCGCCTGTCCGCGCTGCTCCACGCCCTGGCGGCGTTCGTGCTGATCCTCAGCATCATCGTGCACATCTACGCCGGCATCTGGATCAAGGGCTCGATCGGCGCCATGCTGCATGGCTGGGTCAGCCGCGCCTGGGCGCGCAAGCACCATGAGTTGTGGTACCGCGAAGTGACCGGTGACAAGACGCCGGGCAATCACGGACGAAAAGAAGGATGAGCGCTTGAGCACGATACTCGAACCCGGGCAGATCGAAGCGTCGGCGGTGATGCCGCCGTTTCTGCACCTGCCCCCCGCCAACCTGTTCGAACTGCGGGCCGCGCGCCTGGAGCAGCTGGCCGAGGGCAATGCCCTTGGCGAATACCTGAAGCTGGTGGCCCGCTTGTGCCGCATCCAGCAGCAGCTTGTGGATAACCCGCCCGCTGGCATGCCTGTGGCCGAGGAGCGTCAACGCCTGTGCATAAGTCATGGTTTGCCGCCGCTGGCGGCGGATAGCCTGGTGCGTGAAGGGCCGTGGCTGGTCTGGTTGCAGGCCTTGCTCGAGCACTTCAGCGCGCAAACCAGCGGTCCGTTGGGTGAGGCACTGCAAGCCCTGCGTGGCAGCGACGACAATCAGCGCAAGGGCTGGGGCATTGCCTTGCTCGCCGGCCAGTACGATGC
This genomic interval carries:
- the fdxH gene encoding formate dehydrogenase subunit beta; translation: MASQDIIARSATTTVPPSVRQQQEVAKLIDTTKCIGCKACQVACSEWNELRDEVGHNHGTYDNPQDLTAETWTLMRFTEHERDDGNLEWLIRKDGCMHCAEPGCLKACPSPGAIIKHANGIVDFNQDHCIGCGYCITGCPFNIPRISQKDHKAYKCTLCSDRVTVGLEPACVKTCPTGAIVFGSKDEMKVHAAERIVDLKSRGYDNAGLYDPHGVGGTHVMYVLHHADTPKLYAGLPDQPVISPLVGLWKGFTKPLALLAMGAAVLAGFFHYVRVGPQRVEEDERPTPPDESVHQVDPSVHVYDPAKPGGQGEQRP
- a CDS encoding formate dehydrogenase subunit gamma is translated as MNDNKPILRYNANERSNHWVVAILFILAGLSGLALFHPALFWLSNLFGGGPWTGILHPFIGVAMFVFFLGLVLRFWRANFITANDRLWLRRVDRVMLNKEEGVPPIGKYNAGQKLLFWTLLACMLVLLVSGVVIWRAYFSHWFGIEVIRLSALLHALAAFVLILSIIVHIYAGIWIKGSIGAMLHGWVSRAWARKHHELWYREVTGDKTPGNHGRKEG